The following are encoded in a window of Callithrix jacchus isolate 240 chromosome 9, calJac240_pri, whole genome shotgun sequence genomic DNA:
- the OAS3 gene encoding 2'-5'-oligoadenylate synthase 3 isoform X2, with protein MDVYGTQATALDRFVASRLQPRKEFVEKTRRALGSLAAALRERGGRPGAAAPRVLKIVKGGSSGRGTALKGGCDSELVIFLDCFKSYEDQRALRADILSEMRTLLESWWQNPVAGLSLQFPEQHMPGALQFRLTSRDPEDWMDVSLVPAFDILGQVTSGIKPEPRVYSALLDSGCQAGEHAACFTELRRNFVNIRPAKLKNLILLVKHWYRQALPQGLQKETLPPVYALELLTIFAWEQGCKKDAFSLAQGLRTVLHLIQQHQHLCVFWTINYGFEDPAVGWFLQQQLERPRPVILDPADPTWDVGNGATWHWDLLAQEAASCYDQPCFLQGMGGPVQPWEGPGLPCAGRSALGHPIQLDPNQKTPKSSKSLNAVNPRAGSKPPSCPAPSPAGATSVAPSVPGMALDLPQIPTKELDRFIQDHLKPSPQFQEQVKRAIDVILRCLREKCVHKASRVSKGGSFGRGTDLRDNCDVELIIFLNCFTDYKDQGARRTEILDEMRAQLEAWRQDQVPGLSLQFPEQNVPEALQFRLVSTALKSWVDVSLLPAFDAVGQLSSGAKPNPQVYSRLLLSGCQEGEHKACFAELRRNFVNIRPVKLKNLILLVKHWYRQVAAQNEGKRPAPASLPPAYALELLTIFAWEQGCRKDCFNMAQGFRTVLGLVQQHQQLCVYWTVNYSTEDPALIMHLLGQFRKPRPLVLDPADPTWNVGQGSWELLAQDAAVLGMQACFLNRDGTPIQPWDVMPALLYQTPAGDLDKFISEFLQPNRQFLAQVNKAVDTICSFLRENCFRNSPIKVIKVVKGGSSAKGTALRGRSDADLVVFLSCFSQFAEQGNKRAEIISEIRAQLEACQREQQFEVKFEVSKWENPRVLSFSLTSQTMLDQSVDFDVLPAFDALGQLVSGSRPSSQVYVDLIHSYSNAGEYSTCFTELQRDFIISRPTKLKSLIRLVKHWYQQCNKMPKGRGSLPPQHGLELLTVYAWEQGGKDPQFNMAEGFRTVLELVTQYRQLCVYWTINYNTEDKTVGDFLKQQLQKPRPIILDPADPTGNLGHSARWDLLAKEAAACMSALCCMGRNGIPIQPWPVKAAV; from the exons GGAGGCTCCTCTGGCAGGGGCACAGCTCTCAAGGGTGGCTGCGATTCTGAACTTGTCATCTTCCTCGACTGCTTCAAGAGCTATGAGGACCAGAGGGCCCTTCGTGCAGACATCCTCAGTGAAATGCGGACATTGCTGGAATCCTGGTGGCAGAACCCAGTCGCTGGTCTGAGCCTCCAGTTTCCTGAGCAGCATATGCCTGGGGCCCTGCAGTTCCGCCTGACATCCAGAGATCCTGAGGACTGGATGGATGTTAGCCTGGTGCCTGCCTTCGATATCCTGG GTCAGGTCACCTCTGGCATCAAACCCGAGCCACGAGTCTACTCCGCCCTCCTCGACAGTGGCTGCCAAGCGGGCGAGCATGCAGCCTGCTTCACAGAGCTGCGGAGGAACTTTGTGAACATTCGCCCAGCCAAGTTGAAGAACCTGATCTTGCTGGTGAAGCACTGGTACCGCCAG GCGCTCCCACAGGGGTTGCAGAAGGAGACGCTGCCCCCGGTCTATGCCCTGGAACTGCTGACTATCTTCGCCTGGGAGCAGGGCTGTAAGAAGGATGCTTTCAGCCTGGCCCAAGGCCTCCGGACTGTCCTGCACCTGATCCAACAGCATCAGCACCTGTGTGTTTTCTGGACCATCAACTATGGCTTCGAGGACCCTGCAGTCGGGTGGTTCTTGCAGCAGCAGCTTGAGAGACCCAG GCCTGTGATCCTGGACCCAGCTGACCCCACATGGGATGTGGGGAATGGGGCAACCTGGCACTGGGATTTGCTAGCCCAGGAGGCAGCATCCTGCTATGACCAGCCATGCTTTCTACAGGGGATGGGGGGCCCAGTGCAGCCCTGGGAAGGGCCG GGCCTTCCATGTGCCGGGCGCTCAGCTTTGGGCCACCCCATCCAGCTAGACCCTAACCAGAAGAcccctaaaagcagcaagagccTCAATGCTGTGAACCCAAGAGCAGGGAGCAAGCCACCTTCATGCCCAGCTCCCAGTCCTGCTGGGGCAACCAGTGTCGCCCCCTCTGTGCCAGGAATGGCCTTAGATCTGCCTCAGATCCCCACCAAGGAGCTGGACCGCTTCATCCAGGACCACCTGAAGCCAAGCCCCCAATTCCAGGAGCAGGTGAAAAGGGCCATTGATGTCATCTTGCGCTGCCTCCGTGAGAAGTGTGTTCACAAAGCCTCAAGAGTCAGCAAA GGGGGCTCATTCGGCCGGGGCACGGACCTAAGGGATAACTGTGATGTTGAACTCATCATCTTCCTCAACTGCTTCACGGACTACAAGGACCAGGGAGCCCGCCGCACAGAGATCCTTGATGAGATGCGAGCGCAGCTAGAAGCCTGGAGGCAGGACCAGGTCCCAGGCCTGAGCCTTCAGTTTCCTGAGCAGAATGTGCCTGAGGCTCTGCAGTTCCGGCTAGTGTCCACCGCCCTGAAGAGCTGGGTGGATGTTAGCCTGCTGCCTGCCTTTGATGCTGTGG GGCAGCTCAGTTCTGGCGCCAAACCAAATCCCCAAGTCTACTCGAGGCTGCTCCTCAGTGGCTGCCAGGAGGGCGAGCATAAGGCCTGCTTTGCAGAGCTGCGGAGGAACTTCGTGAACATTCGCCCCGTCAAGCTGAAGAACCTGATTCTACTGGTAAAGCACTGGTACCGCCAG GTTGCGGCCCAGAATGAAGGAAAACGACCAGCCCCTGCCTCTCTGCCCCCAGCCTACGCCCTGGAGCTCCTTACCATCTTTGCCTGGGAGCAGGGCTGCAGGAAGGACTGTTTCAACATGGCTCAAGGTTTCCGGACAGTGCTGGGGCTCGTGCAGCAGCATCAGCAGCTCTGTGTCTACTGGACGGTCAACTATAGCACCGAGGACCCAGCTCTGATAATGCACCTTCTTGGCCAGTTTCGAAAACCCAG ACCCCTGGTCCTGGACCCCGCCGATCCCACCTGGAACGTGGGCCAGGGTAGCTGGGAGCTGTTGGCCCAGGATGCGGCAGTGCTGGGGATGCAGGCCTGCTTTCTTAATAGAGACGGGACACCTATACAGCCCTGGGATGTGATG CCCGCCCTCCTTTACCAAACCCCAGCTGGGGACCTTGACAAGTTCATCAGTGAATTTCTCCAGCCCAACCGCCAGTTCCTGGCCCAGGTGAACAAGGCCGTTGATACCATCTGTTCATTTCTGAGGGAAAACTGCTTCCGGAATTCTCCCATCAAAGTGATCAAGGTGGTCAAG GGCGGCTCTTCAGCCAAAGGCACAGCTCTGCGAGGCCGCTCAGACGCCGACCTCGTGGTGTTCCTCAGCTGCTTCAGTCAGTTCGCTGAGCAGGGGAACAAGCGGGCCGAGATCATCTCTGAGATCCGAGCCCAGCTGGAGGCTTGTCAACGGGAGCAGCAGTTCGAGGTCAAGTTTGAGGTCTCTAAATGGGAGAATCCCCGCGTGCTGAGCTTCTCACTGACATCCCAGACGATGCTGGACCAGAGTGTGGACTTTGACGTGCTTCCAGCCTTTGACGCCCTAG GCCAGCTGGTCTCTGGCTCCAGGCCCAGCTCTCAGGTCTACGTTGACCTCATCCACAGCTACAGCAATGCGGGCGAGTACTCCACCTGCTTCACAGAGCTGCAGAGGGACTTCATCATCTCTCGCCCCACCAAGCTGAAGAGCCTGATCCGGCTGGTGAAGCACTGGTACCAACAG TGCAACAAGATGCCCAAGGGGAGAGGCTCCCTACCCCCACAGCatgggctggaactcctgactgtGTATGCCTGGGAGCAGGGCGGGAAGGACCCCCAGTTCAACATGGCTGAGGGCTTCCGCACAGTCCTGGAGCTGGTCACCCAGTACCGCCAGCTCTGTGTCTACTGGACCATTAACTACAATACTGAGGACAAGACTGTTGGAGACTTCCTGAAACAGCAGCTTCAGAAGCCCAG GCCTATCATCCTGGATCCGGCTGACCCAACAGGAAACCTGGGCCACAGTGCCCGCTGGGACCTGCTGGCCAAGGAAGCTGCAGCCTGCATGTCTGCCCTGTGCTGCATGGGACGGAATGGCATTCCTATCCAGCCATGGCCAGTGAAG GCTGCTGTGTGA
- the OAS3 gene encoding 2'-5'-oligoadenylate synthase 3 isoform X1, with product MDVYGTQATALDRFVASRLQPRKEFVEKTRRALGSLAAALRERGGRPGAAAPRVLKIVKILPMCQPCAKCPEHTIQGGSSGRGTALKGGCDSELVIFLDCFKSYEDQRALRADILSEMRTLLESWWQNPVAGLSLQFPEQHMPGALQFRLTSRDPEDWMDVSLVPAFDILGQVTSGIKPEPRVYSALLDSGCQAGEHAACFTELRRNFVNIRPAKLKNLILLVKHWYRQALPQGLQKETLPPVYALELLTIFAWEQGCKKDAFSLAQGLRTVLHLIQQHQHLCVFWTINYGFEDPAVGWFLQQQLERPRPVILDPADPTWDVGNGATWHWDLLAQEAASCYDQPCFLQGMGGPVQPWEGPGLPCAGRSALGHPIQLDPNQKTPKSSKSLNAVNPRAGSKPPSCPAPSPAGATSVAPSVPGMALDLPQIPTKELDRFIQDHLKPSPQFQEQVKRAIDVILRCLREKCVHKASRVSKGGSFGRGTDLRDNCDVELIIFLNCFTDYKDQGARRTEILDEMRAQLEAWRQDQVPGLSLQFPEQNVPEALQFRLVSTALKSWVDVSLLPAFDAVGQLSSGAKPNPQVYSRLLLSGCQEGEHKACFAELRRNFVNIRPVKLKNLILLVKHWYRQVAAQNEGKRPAPASLPPAYALELLTIFAWEQGCRKDCFNMAQGFRTVLGLVQQHQQLCVYWTVNYSTEDPALIMHLLGQFRKPRPLVLDPADPTWNVGQGSWELLAQDAAVLGMQACFLNRDGTPIQPWDVMPALLYQTPAGDLDKFISEFLQPNRQFLAQVNKAVDTICSFLRENCFRNSPIKVIKVVKGGSSAKGTALRGRSDADLVVFLSCFSQFAEQGNKRAEIISEIRAQLEACQREQQFEVKFEVSKWENPRVLSFSLTSQTMLDQSVDFDVLPAFDALGQLVSGSRPSSQVYVDLIHSYSNAGEYSTCFTELQRDFIISRPTKLKSLIRLVKHWYQQCNKMPKGRGSLPPQHGLELLTVYAWEQGGKDPQFNMAEGFRTVLELVTQYRQLCVYWTINYNTEDKTVGDFLKQQLQKPRPIILDPADPTGNLGHSARWDLLAKEAAACMSALCCMGRNGIPIQPWPVKAAV from the exons GGAGGCTCCTCTGGCAGGGGCACAGCTCTCAAGGGTGGCTGCGATTCTGAACTTGTCATCTTCCTCGACTGCTTCAAGAGCTATGAGGACCAGAGGGCCCTTCGTGCAGACATCCTCAGTGAAATGCGGACATTGCTGGAATCCTGGTGGCAGAACCCAGTCGCTGGTCTGAGCCTCCAGTTTCCTGAGCAGCATATGCCTGGGGCCCTGCAGTTCCGCCTGACATCCAGAGATCCTGAGGACTGGATGGATGTTAGCCTGGTGCCTGCCTTCGATATCCTGG GTCAGGTCACCTCTGGCATCAAACCCGAGCCACGAGTCTACTCCGCCCTCCTCGACAGTGGCTGCCAAGCGGGCGAGCATGCAGCCTGCTTCACAGAGCTGCGGAGGAACTTTGTGAACATTCGCCCAGCCAAGTTGAAGAACCTGATCTTGCTGGTGAAGCACTGGTACCGCCAG GCGCTCCCACAGGGGTTGCAGAAGGAGACGCTGCCCCCGGTCTATGCCCTGGAACTGCTGACTATCTTCGCCTGGGAGCAGGGCTGTAAGAAGGATGCTTTCAGCCTGGCCCAAGGCCTCCGGACTGTCCTGCACCTGATCCAACAGCATCAGCACCTGTGTGTTTTCTGGACCATCAACTATGGCTTCGAGGACCCTGCAGTCGGGTGGTTCTTGCAGCAGCAGCTTGAGAGACCCAG GCCTGTGATCCTGGACCCAGCTGACCCCACATGGGATGTGGGGAATGGGGCAACCTGGCACTGGGATTTGCTAGCCCAGGAGGCAGCATCCTGCTATGACCAGCCATGCTTTCTACAGGGGATGGGGGGCCCAGTGCAGCCCTGGGAAGGGCCG GGCCTTCCATGTGCCGGGCGCTCAGCTTTGGGCCACCCCATCCAGCTAGACCCTAACCAGAAGAcccctaaaagcagcaagagccTCAATGCTGTGAACCCAAGAGCAGGGAGCAAGCCACCTTCATGCCCAGCTCCCAGTCCTGCTGGGGCAACCAGTGTCGCCCCCTCTGTGCCAGGAATGGCCTTAGATCTGCCTCAGATCCCCACCAAGGAGCTGGACCGCTTCATCCAGGACCACCTGAAGCCAAGCCCCCAATTCCAGGAGCAGGTGAAAAGGGCCATTGATGTCATCTTGCGCTGCCTCCGTGAGAAGTGTGTTCACAAAGCCTCAAGAGTCAGCAAA GGGGGCTCATTCGGCCGGGGCACGGACCTAAGGGATAACTGTGATGTTGAACTCATCATCTTCCTCAACTGCTTCACGGACTACAAGGACCAGGGAGCCCGCCGCACAGAGATCCTTGATGAGATGCGAGCGCAGCTAGAAGCCTGGAGGCAGGACCAGGTCCCAGGCCTGAGCCTTCAGTTTCCTGAGCAGAATGTGCCTGAGGCTCTGCAGTTCCGGCTAGTGTCCACCGCCCTGAAGAGCTGGGTGGATGTTAGCCTGCTGCCTGCCTTTGATGCTGTGG GGCAGCTCAGTTCTGGCGCCAAACCAAATCCCCAAGTCTACTCGAGGCTGCTCCTCAGTGGCTGCCAGGAGGGCGAGCATAAGGCCTGCTTTGCAGAGCTGCGGAGGAACTTCGTGAACATTCGCCCCGTCAAGCTGAAGAACCTGATTCTACTGGTAAAGCACTGGTACCGCCAG GTTGCGGCCCAGAATGAAGGAAAACGACCAGCCCCTGCCTCTCTGCCCCCAGCCTACGCCCTGGAGCTCCTTACCATCTTTGCCTGGGAGCAGGGCTGCAGGAAGGACTGTTTCAACATGGCTCAAGGTTTCCGGACAGTGCTGGGGCTCGTGCAGCAGCATCAGCAGCTCTGTGTCTACTGGACGGTCAACTATAGCACCGAGGACCCAGCTCTGATAATGCACCTTCTTGGCCAGTTTCGAAAACCCAG ACCCCTGGTCCTGGACCCCGCCGATCCCACCTGGAACGTGGGCCAGGGTAGCTGGGAGCTGTTGGCCCAGGATGCGGCAGTGCTGGGGATGCAGGCCTGCTTTCTTAATAGAGACGGGACACCTATACAGCCCTGGGATGTGATG CCCGCCCTCCTTTACCAAACCCCAGCTGGGGACCTTGACAAGTTCATCAGTGAATTTCTCCAGCCCAACCGCCAGTTCCTGGCCCAGGTGAACAAGGCCGTTGATACCATCTGTTCATTTCTGAGGGAAAACTGCTTCCGGAATTCTCCCATCAAAGTGATCAAGGTGGTCAAG GGCGGCTCTTCAGCCAAAGGCACAGCTCTGCGAGGCCGCTCAGACGCCGACCTCGTGGTGTTCCTCAGCTGCTTCAGTCAGTTCGCTGAGCAGGGGAACAAGCGGGCCGAGATCATCTCTGAGATCCGAGCCCAGCTGGAGGCTTGTCAACGGGAGCAGCAGTTCGAGGTCAAGTTTGAGGTCTCTAAATGGGAGAATCCCCGCGTGCTGAGCTTCTCACTGACATCCCAGACGATGCTGGACCAGAGTGTGGACTTTGACGTGCTTCCAGCCTTTGACGCCCTAG GCCAGCTGGTCTCTGGCTCCAGGCCCAGCTCTCAGGTCTACGTTGACCTCATCCACAGCTACAGCAATGCGGGCGAGTACTCCACCTGCTTCACAGAGCTGCAGAGGGACTTCATCATCTCTCGCCCCACCAAGCTGAAGAGCCTGATCCGGCTGGTGAAGCACTGGTACCAACAG TGCAACAAGATGCCCAAGGGGAGAGGCTCCCTACCCCCACAGCatgggctggaactcctgactgtGTATGCCTGGGAGCAGGGCGGGAAGGACCCCCAGTTCAACATGGCTGAGGGCTTCCGCACAGTCCTGGAGCTGGTCACCCAGTACCGCCAGCTCTGTGTCTACTGGACCATTAACTACAATACTGAGGACAAGACTGTTGGAGACTTCCTGAAACAGCAGCTTCAGAAGCCCAG GCCTATCATCCTGGATCCGGCTGACCCAACAGGAAACCTGGGCCACAGTGCCCGCTGGGACCTGCTGGCCAAGGAAGCTGCAGCCTGCATGTCTGCCCTGTGCTGCATGGGACGGAATGGCATTCCTATCCAGCCATGGCCAGTGAAG GCTGCTGTGTGA